The DNA window GGATCTTGCGCTCCTTGGGGTCGTTGCCTTCATCGAGCTTGCAGATAAAGACCAGCGTATCGGCATAGGGGCCGTTGGTGATAAACGTCTTGGAGCCGTTGAGCACGTAGCCGTCGCCGTCGCGCTTGGCCGTCGATTGCATGCTGCCGAAGGCATCCGACCCCGAGCCCGGCTCGGTGATCGCCCAAGCGCCGACCTTTTCGAAGGTGAGCAACTCGGGCACAAAGCGTTCTTTTTGCTCGATGGTGCCCTTGGCGCGGATGGCACCGGCCGTCAGGCCGACGCTTACGCCCATGGCGGTCACCATGCCCGGGCAATAGCGGCAGAGCTCGATGATCGGCAGCAACTGCATGGCGGCGGAATCAAGCCCCTGCTCGAAGGAGACTTCGCGTTTCTCGCGGGCCTTGGGTTCCTCGCCGCGCTCACGAGCGGCGCGATCTTCCTTCTCGCGAGCCATCTGGCGCTCGAAGCGTTGCACGCCCATATCGCCAATCCCGAAGGTTTTGTACATTTTCCGCAGGACGTCGTAGGGCGGGGTATCGCCGTGTTCGAGTTCCTCGATATTCGGGGCAATCTCGGTTTCGATGAATTTCCGCAGGGCATCCCGCAGGACCAGGTGCTGTTCGTTCCATTCGATCATATCTGCGAGGAAACCGATTCGGGACGCTTTCTGCAATGTTGCGGAATCTGGTAGGTAGGCAGTCACATGGCAAGTGCTCCCCGACGTAAAGCGCGTATCGTTCTTGATGACAGCCTCACCGACTATGCGTATCGGTGCTGGCCCAATGGATGCCCACGGGGCTCGACTTGCTGCACGGGTCTGACCATCGAACTCTCGCGTCGCGAGATCCGCGCGGTCGATACGGTGATGGACGAGGTCGCCGTTCTGGTACCCTCGCTGCGGGCGGAAGAGGGCGGTTATGAAAATGTATTTGTCGATGATCCGCCAGAGATGATCATCGAGGCAGACGAGAACGGCACGTGTCCGTTTCTGCGCCGCACAAAGACCAATTCGCTCTGTTCGATTCATACCGTCGCGCTCGAAACGGGCCGCGACATCCCCAGCGTCAAGCCAGGTGCTTGTCGGCATTGGCCGGTGATGCTCGAGCAGGATGGCCCCGATATCCGTGTCCGCTTGCAGCCGACAGCCGAGAAGATCGGCTGCGTCGCTCCGGTGGCCGACCTGCCGGGTCATCCGACGGTTCTGGAAGCCTATCGCGAGGAAATCGAGGAGATGTGCGGGGACGAGGTCCTGCCCCAGCTCGGGCGCCGGCTGCGTCAGGTGCGCGCCGATAGCTAAACGGCCTTGCTGCGGGAACTAGGCTGCTGGTTCGCTCACAAACAGGACCGAGACCATGGCCCGCAGGCGGTCGCTGCTCCATGCCGCCGTCGGAACCGGGCTCATTCGCAAGCCGACCAGATCTTCGGCCGCGCCGCCATCGACAATACGCTCGACGCAGGCCTCGATCGCCGCGGTTTGGCCGGCGGCTGACGAGCATAGCTGTCGGTTGCGCAGCGTGAAGCCACGCTTTTTGGCGAGCAGGTTTTCAGCAGGCGGGTTGGCGGTGACAACCCGACCGCGCTCGTCGAGCAGAAGCCTGGCGGCGCCGGCCTCTTCGAGAGAGGTCTGCAGCTGGTCGCGTTCCGCCTCGATCAGCGCGTTGCGTTGGTAGAGTCTTGCGGCCCGGCGAAGGTGGTCCACCAGCGTCGCCAGAACCTGGCTTTCGTCCGGGCTGAAGGGCTGGTCTTTGCGGCCGCGGGTCACGCGGAGCGCTGCTTCAAGCCCATCGGGGGTGCGGACATCGAAGCCGAGGACGTGAAACGTATCGCTCGGCTCGAGGAATTCACGGTAAAAGTCGCTCTGCATGAGCGCCTCGCTTTGTACCAGGTCAATGAGGCTGGTGACTTTGCCCTCGGGCAGATCCGAGAAGGGGTCGAGGGCGAAAAAGCGCTCCGCGTAAGGATGCTCCCATCCCCGGAGATTGCCCTCGGTGAAGACCAGAGTTGCGGCGCTCCGTCCCGGAGGGCGCAGGATCAGGGTGGCATTGACCGATGCGACGGCTTCACAAAGGTGGGAGAGGAAGGCGTGAAAAGGGACTTTCTCCAGAGGTCCCTCATAAAGCGCGGCGATCAAAGTCTCCTGGTCGGGCGGATCCGAGGCAATCATGAGCCGATTCTACTGCGCGGAACCCGCTTGCGCCACTGCGACAGAAAGGGCGTGGGTGCCCGCTGGAAGTTCGCCAGAGCCTCGCGCAGGTTCCCGGGGAACTTTTTTTCCGGGGGGTATGAGATCGGTGTGTAGTTGACTCCGGCGACGGGATTGGCCACCCACACAGGAGCATGAAGAAATCTCATATGATCACGGTGATGAGCCTGCTGGCTCTGGCGGGCGTTTTGGTGCTGCTATCCATGCAGATCAGCCAGGTCGAATGTGACGTTTGCATGAACTTCAAGGGACGTCGTAATTGCGCGACCGCAGCAGCCCCGACCGAGGCCGAGGCCATTCGTAGTGGTCGGATGACGGCCTGCGGGACGATCGCGGCCGGAGTCCGTGATTCATTCGCTTGCGACGGCGCCAAGCCTGCTTCCATTACCTGCCGCTAGCGGGTCGCGTCCGTGGGGCCCGCGCCATCGGTTGGCAGATGTTGCCGGATACTGCGGCAAAGTATGCTGTGAGCAGGCGCGCCGCGGGGTCGCGCGACGTGGCGCAGATCAACTGCTTTCGTGAAGAGGCGGTCGGACCGGCAAGTTGATGCGGAAGGTACTGCCGGCACCGAGTTTGCTCTCGGCATCGACCTGCCCGCCAAGTCTTTTGGTCAGTTCCTGCACGATAAAGAGGCCGAGGCCCACGCCACCGCGCGCCCGACCGGTGTCGTTTTGCGTATAGGCGTTGAAGAGGTGCGAGATTTCCTCCGACGTCATTCCGACGCCGCTGTCCTGGACCTGGATGGAGATCCCGCCCACGTTCTGGCTGGCGACGATCCTGATCTCGCCCTTGTCGGTGAATTTGATCGCATTGTTGATCAGGTTGCGGACGACGACCTTGAGTTTGGCGACATCCGTTTCGATGACTGGCAGGTCCGCGGCGACCTCGAGCGAAATTTGCGACTCGCCCGAGTCGCGCAATCGTTGGGCGTCCCGGACCAGACCGCCGAGAAAGGTTTCGACCGCGACCGGTTCAATATGCAGGGCCTCACCTTCGCTCTCCAGCCGGCTCAGGCTGAGTGTGTTGGTGATCAGATCGTGCAGCTCATGGGCGCGCCGTTCGATACGTGTGAGCGGCTCATTGCAGCCCGGGGGGAGTTCGCCAAAGGCCCCCTCCTGCAACAAACCGGCGTAGCCGAGGATTGCATGAAGCGGGGTGCGCAGTTCGTGAGACATCGTGGCGAGGAAGTCCCCGCGCAAGCGACTGGTATCTCCCATCTGTGCGACGACCATTTCCGATAGTCGATCGAGGAAAGGCGACGCCCCCAGAATCTTCGAGACTTCGGCGGCCGCGACCCGGTCTTGCAGGACTTTTTCTCGCTTGGCCTGACGGGTAATTTGAACGGGATCAGGCAAGATCGGCTCGGGGAGGCTGGTTTCAGGGAGGCTGGTTTCCGGGAGCGGCCCTTCCTGAGACTCGACGACCGCCAGCACGCCATGGATCCAGTTGTTTTCGTCGCAGAGCGGGCTCAGGCGAAACAGGATCTTGAGAAGACTGCCATCCGCGCGACGCAGCATGCCCAGTTGTTCGCGAGATTCACCGTCCTGTGCGCGGCGGAGTTCGCGACTGGCATTTTCCTGAAGTCCGGGTGCCGCAAGCGCGGTGACGGCATCGCGGCCGACCAGTTCGGATTGTTTCCATCCGAAGGTCTCTACCGCGGCCCGGTTCATGAACGCGACCCGTCCTTCCTTGTCGATCCCGAAGAGGGGAAGGGGGAGCGATTGCATCGCCAGGTCCATCGAGATGCGGGCCGAATTCTGCTCGGCGGGCGCGGACGATTTTTTCTCGGCTTCAGTCATTGGATGGATGTCGGGAAGGGCGGGATACTTGCGCCGGATCGCCGGATCGCCCGATGCTATCCGGGATGACTTCTGGTGGAAAGAAGAAAGATAGGCCTCTGGAGATAGGGATGAAACCGCTTGCCGCGGGGCTTGCTGCCCATAAAAGACCTTGATTTGCTTGCGGTAGCGGTGGAAATCGCGCCCTCGATGTAGCGTCTGCGTTACTGGAGCAGGTCGGTCGTCTCAAAATAGACGATGCTGTACTCTTCGCATTCGTGGCAGAGGAGCCTTGCGGTTCGATACCGGTGGCCGGCTTCTTCGCGGCTGCCTTCGCCCCGGAGTTCCTGAAATCCGCCACAATGGCAGAACCGTCCCCGGAGGTGGTCGTCCATTTCATCGTAGGACCGGATATAGATGGCGTTTTCGAGACTGGCACCGGCGCGCTCGAGGGCCTCGCTTTTCGCTTGGGATTTTTGCCGGCGTTTCCAACCCATGGCAACGATCGCGGCGGCAATCGCTGCCACAAAAAGAAGATTGATCACGTGGGGGACGACTACCTCGGGTGGGTGTGATAGTCGAGACCTCCATGGCCGACGGCAAGACCGCAGATACCGACTTCAAGAACCTCGAGGATTACCTGCCTTATCTCTACCGGCGGCATCCGTGGCACGGGATTCCCATCGGAGACGAGGCGCCCGAGCGGATTACGGCGTTTATCGAGATCGTTCCGACAGATACGGTGAAATACGAGCTCGACAAGCGGACGGGATTCCTGAAGGTGGATCGGCCGCAGAAGTTCTCCAACGTATATCCGAGCCTCTACGGCTTTATTCCGCAGACATATTGCGGCGATGAAACTGGCGCCTATTGCGCCAGCCGGACCGGGCGCGACCGCGTCGAAGGGGATGGCGATCCTCTCGATATCTGCGTCTTGAGCGAGCGTGATATTTCGCATGGCGATATACTTTGTCAGGCAATTCCGATCGGCGGCCTTCGGATGATCGACGGCAAGGAAGCCGACGACAAGATCATCGCGGTCCTCGAGGGGGACGCGGTCTACGGCCACTGGCTCGATATCGAGGAGAGCCCGCACGAGTTGGTCGAGCGGCTGCAGCATTATTTTCTGACCTACAAGCAGGTGCCCGGGGAGGGCGAGGCGGAGGTCGAAATCACCGACGTCTACGGTCGCGAGGAAGCGCACGAGGTGATCCGTCGCAGCCAGAGGGACTACGAAAATAGCTACGGGCATATCAAGGCGGCCAAGGCCCGCCTCGCGCGCCTCTAGTCTCGAATTCGCAAGGTCCTCGAGATCGTCTGGGCCCTTGGCGTCGCGACGGTCGTGAGCTCTCGGGTGCCGGCCACCCGGCGCTCAGACCTCCAGCTTCGCCCGGATATTCGTGCCGTCGTAGAGGCCTTTGAGCTCCTCGGCCATCGCCTCGAGCGCTTCTCCGTTGGGTGGAAGCGTTGCCTGGAGGTGGACATAGAGATGGCCACGCTCCTTGGTGCCGCGGCGGGTGGCGCCCTTGCCGGGGAGTCGCAGTTTGCCGCCGTTGGCCGAGCCTTTGGGGATTTTCAGAGTCACCGGTCCATCGGGGGTGGGGGTGATCACCTCGGCACCCTGGATCAGTTCATGCAGAGCGACGGGCAGGTCGACGTGCAAATGGTCGCCCTCGCGACGAAAGAACGCGTGCGGTCGCACCTTGAGCTTGAGATAAAGGTCACCGGGAGGACCACCGTTGGCGCCCGGGCTGCCCTTGGCGCGCAGGCGAATCTTGGTGCCCTGGTCGGCTCCGGGCGGGATCGTGACCTGCAGCTCTCCCATGCCCTGCAGCTGCAAGCCGACTTTGCCGCCGCGCACGGCGTCGAGAAAATCAATCGTGACATTGCCTTCGGCATCCGAGCCCCGCGTCGGGCCCTGGCGACCGAAACCGAAACCACCGAAGCCACCACCGCCCCGTCCGGAGAGCCGTCCGAGGAGGTCGTCGAGATCGAAATCGCCGCCGAAATTGGAGAAACCACCGGGTCCGCCTGCAGGGCCGCCGGCGCCGGGATGACCACCGCCCCAACGTTGTTGCGCCCGAGCCTGATCTGGCTTGAAGTTGGGGTCGAGTCCCGCGACACCGAATTCGTCGTAGGTCTTGCGCTTGGCCTGGTCGGAAAGAACCTCATTCGCGAAGGAAATTTCCTTGAACTTGTCAGCCTTTTCCGGGTCGTTCTGGTTCACATCGGGGTGGTATTTCCGCGCCAGCTTGCGGAAGGCTTTGCGGATCGCGTCATCATCGGCGTCGCGCTCGACCCCGAGGGTCGCATAGAGGTCTGCTTTGGCCATCACGTGGGTTGTAACCACGAATCGGTCATCTGCAATGGGAAAGGGGCTTTCTGTGGGGTTTCGGACCATGCGCGGCTCTTGTAGGGAAAGCCGACAAAGCTGCTTTGGAGCGGCACCGGACAGGACCAGGAGAGCAGAGCATGGCAAGACTCGAGGGAAAGAAAGCGGTGGTAACCGGAGCGGCAAGCGGGATCGGTCGGGCGAGCGTCCTGCGGTTTGCGCAGGAGGGCGCCTCGGTTCTGGCGGTCGATGTCGCCGAGGAGGGTCTCCGGGAGACGGTAGCGATGGCGCAGGAGGCCGGCGGTGTGGCCGAGGCGCAGGTTGCCGATGGCGGCTCCGAGACCGACGTGGCCGGTATCGTCGAGCAATGTGTGGCGAAGTTCGGCCGCCTCGATGTCTTCTATGCGAATGCAGGCATCGGGGGCCCGATGAAGCCCTTCTGGGAGATGACGGCCGAGGAGTGGGAGCCCGTCGTGCGGGTCAATCTGATCGGCCCTTTTCTCGCGATCAAATACGCATCTCTCGCGATGCGCGACACCGGTGGTGGGTCGATTATTTGCACGGCATCGGTCGCCGGCTTGCGCTCGGGTGCAGGTCCGACTCCCTATAGCGCGACCAAGGCCGGCGTGATCAACCTGGTGCAGACCACAGCATCCCAACTCACCGGGCTCGGGATTCGGGTCAATGCGATCTGTCCGGGCCTGATCGAGACCGGCATGACCCAGCCGATGTTCGATATGGCTCGCGCGGTGGGCAAAGGCGACCGCATCGGTCAGCTCAACCCCTTGCAGCGAGCGGGAGAGCCCGTCGAGATGGCCAACGTCGCGCTATTCCTGGCCAGCGACGAGGCGAGCTACGTGAATGGCCAGGCCTATGCCGCGGATGCCGGGCTGTCCTGCTCGCATCCCTTCGTGCCGGGGCGTATGGCCTGAGCCCGTCGGGACGAAGCGCAGCTTTCCCCGAAGGGCGCGGGGCCGTGGAGACGGGAGTGCGGGCGAGGGACTGTGGTGCGGGACTGCGGTGCGGGACTGCGGGCGAAGGACCGCGGCCGCATGCCTCAGGAGTAGGGCTGGACTTTGCCGAGCTGTTCCCGAAAGACCTCGGGCGACGACGTGGGAAGCTCGCAGACGCGGTTCTCGCAGACGTAGGCGGTCACCTGCCCCGAGCGAGCGACTTTGCCTCGCAGAAGAGGGACGGTTTCGGCCAACTCATCGAGGTTTGCCCCCTCGGTGGCCCGAATCTGCACAGCATTCGGTTGGAAACTCGCGGCCAGAACCGCGTCGAAGGCGGCCGTGGACGCTTCCCGATCCGGTGCAATCAGAAGGATCTCGCGTGGGGTATCGAGTCGGAAGTCGAGAGCGGCAAGCATGCGCGGCGAGCCTGCGCCTCCTCGATTCAGTGTCACCGAAAAAGCCGCCAGGCTGCGTTCGGCCTCTTCGCGGTAGGCATCCTCGGTGAGAATCGTCGCCAGCCGCAGAAGGTTTTGGATCGTGACGGAATTTCCCGAGGGGCGAGCGCCATCGTAGCTTGGCTTCTTGCGCGTGAGGAGCGATTCACTATCCGAGGCGGTGAAATAATAGCCGCCCGCCGGGTCGAGGAACTTTTGGTCCTGGACTGCCTGTATTTCGACAGCGGCCGTCAGCCAGCGTGGCTCGCCGGTGGTTTCGAAGAGGTCGAGCAGACCGAAGATCAGATAAGCGTAATCGTCGAGGACGGCGACACCGCCGATCTGTCCGTTTCGCCAGCTGCGTCCCAGCGCGCCGCGGTTGACGAGGTTGTCGAGGATGAAGCCTGCTGCGTCGCGGGCACGTTGGGTAAGCTCGGGGTCTTGCAGGATGCGGCCTCCGCGCGCGAGCGCACTGATCATCAAACCGTTCCAGCCCGCCAGAATCTTGTCATCGAGCAGGGGAGCCGGCCGTGTCTGGCGATGGTCGTAGAGCACCTCACGGGCCCGAGCCAGACGGGTGCGCACCTCTTCGGGCGTCAACTCGGTCAGCGCAGCCACGCTCTCGAGTGACAGGGATGTATGGAAAATATTGCGGCCTTCGAAGTTGCCTCCCGCGGTGGTGCCGTAGTGAAGCTCGATCAGGCGCACGTCCTCGGGCGAGAGTAATTCGCCGAGTTCTTCAGGCGTCCAGGTAAAGAAATATCCCTCTTCCTGATGCCCGCCGGGCACCTCGCTGTCGGCATCGGTAGCCGAGAAGAACCCACCATCGATATGAGTCATTTCGCGACCGATATAGTCGAGGATCTCGGTGGCGACGTTGCGGTAGAGGGGTTTGCCCGTCACTTGAAATGCTTCGAGATAGGTTTGGGCCAAAAGCGCGTTGTCATAGAGCATCTTCTCGAAATGAGGGACCAGCCAGCGCTTGTCGACGGAGTAGCGATGAAAGCCCCCGCCGACATGGTCTCGAATCCCGCCCCCGGCCATCTTGTCGAGGGTGCGTGTGGCGGCCGCCAGCGAGTCCGGATCGCCGGTGCGACGATAATGACGCAACAAGAACTCGATATTCGAAGACCTCGGGAATTTGGGTGCACTGCCGAAGCCACCCCAGTCGGCATCGTGACGCGCTTGCAGTTGTTTGGCTGTCCGTTGCAGCGCCGCGGTGTCAGGGACGGCGGCGGGCGGTCGACCGCGCGACTGGGCTTGCAGGTCGGCGGTGATTTTTCGGGCTTCTTGCGCGACACCTGCCGGATCGGATTCATGGCGGTTGGCCAGCTCCAGAAGGATTTCGCGCAGACCGGCGCGACTTCCGCGGTCGCCGCGACGCGCCGGGAAATAGGTGCCGCCAAAAAATGGTTCACCCTCCGGCGTCAAAACCACCGTCATGGGCCAACCCCCGCCGCCCGAGAGCATCCGGACGGCATCCATATGCACCGCATCGATATCAGGCCGTTCTTCGCGGTCGACCTTGATGGGCACAAACCGTTCGTTGAGAATGCGGGCAATCTCCTCGTCCTCGAAAGATTCGCCCTCCATGACATGGCACCAATGACAGGTTGAGTATCCGACCGAGAGAAATACGGGTCGATTGCTTGCCTTGGCCTCCGCGAAGGCTTCCGGTCCCCAGGGATACCAGGACACGGGATTATGTGCGTGCTGCAGCAGGTAGGGGCTCGACGCGGTCATCAGACGGTTGGTGTATTTCGGGCCCCCATCCTTGCGTAAATGATGCGTGCGCGGTTCATAGCCGGCTGGTTGTGCGGCAAGGGCGCGCGTCAGAGCCGCTCGTGTTGTGGGGGCGAAGGAGGAAGCCCCGGGAAGCGCCTGCGGGACGCGCCAATGGAGGCGACGTGCCTGATCGGCCTGATTTACCTGACGCTCCGGATTCTCCTCGGGCTGCCCGGGCTCCCCGGGCGCACAGGCACTGCTCATGCAGGTCAGGCCGATCAGCCCGACAAGCCCGATGAGGATGCGAAAAGATTTCGCCGCGGTCGGGGATTCCCGGCGGATGTATTCAGACGGCATATCATCAGTGCTATCACCTTTTGGGTGACGGGAAATCCATCAAGTGCCAAGCGCAAAATGGCGTGGATTGCCGGCTTCTACTTTGCCGAGGGTTTGCCCTTCGGCATCGTGGTCGACAATCTGCCGGTCTATTTTCGCGTGCACGGGGTATCGCTCGCGGCCATCGGGCTGCTCAGCCTGCTCGGATTGCCGTGGACGCTGAAAGTGCTCTGGGCTCCGTTGGTCGATCGCTTTGGCGAGCGTCGGCATTGGATCACCGGTGCCCTGGTCTCGATGGGGGCGATTCTTCTGGTGCTCCCGTGGTTGGATCCGAGCAGTCCCGGTTTCTGGATATGGTCGCTTCTGTTGCTCTTTACGGTCGCGTCGGCGACGCAGGATGTCGCGATCGACGCCTGGACCATCGGAATCGTCTCCCCGGGCGAGGAGGGGATGGCCAACGGGATTCGAGTATCGGCATACCGCGTCGCCTTGATTCTGGCCGGTGGGGGCTTGGTGGTTCTGGCCGGGCAATTCGGATGGGCGGTCGTATTTCCCCTCGCATCGGCCATATTTTTTCTGCTGGCGCTGGGAGCGTGGCGGAGTCCGCGGCCGGAGATCGCGCCCCGAGAGACGACGCGCGGTTGGTATGCGCCGCTGCTGGCATGGGTGCGCCGGCCGGGCGCGCTCGCGGTGGTCGCCTTTATCCTTCTCTACAAATTGGGCGATGCGGCGATGGGGCCGATGGTCAAGCCGTTCTGGCTGGATCGAGGTCTGACTCTCGAGGAGATCGGCGTGGTCTCGACCGGATTTGGCGTCGGTGCGAGTGTGGCCGGGGCTCTGGCGGGCGGTTGGCTGACCTCACGCTACGGTATCCTCCGCGGGCTGATCTTTCTCGGGGCGCTGCAGGCATTCTCCAATTTGGGATACGCCGCGGTAGCCCTCGGGGACGGGGGCCGCCTGAGTATTTACGCCGCATCACTTTTCGAGAGTTTCACCGGGGGGCTGGGAACTGCGGCATTCCTCGCCTTTTTAATGCATATTTGTGATCCGGAGGAGGCCGCGACAGAATATGCGCTGCTGAGTGCCCTCTTTGGTCTGACGCGGACTCTCGCCGGAAGTATCAGCGGTTTTTCGGCGGCGTTTCTCGGATATGGGCCTTTCTTCGTGCTGACCTTTGTTTTGTCCTTTCCGGCATATCTTCTCTTTCCGCGGGTGCGCCGCTGGATTCATGACGCGCCTCTTGATTAGGTCGAGGAGATGGCATCGGTCACCACAGGAAATCCGGCAGGTCCGCGTTTGCGCGATCGGTTCGCGCCGGTGGACCCGCTCGCACCGCGTCGGCAGGACTATCTCGACAACCTGAGAGTCTGCCTCACGATGCTGGTCATCATGCATCATTGTGCGATTGCCTTTGGCGCGACCGGGGATTGGGTGTTCAAGATTGATCCGCGCGGCGCGAGCCTGAGCGTCCTGGCCATGACTCTTTTCACGGGGATCAATCAGGCATTTTTCATGAGTCTCTTTTTCGGGATTTCGGGTTACTTCACCCCGGCCGCTTTTGATCGCAACGGGTCGACCCGATTTCTGCGCAGTCGGCTCGTGCGGCTCGGGGTTCCCCTTCTCGCATATTTCTTCCTGATCAACCCGACGGTGAATTGGATGGCCTTGCGCTTCGAAGGCGTCACCGACACTTCGTATGCCTTTTTCATGGGTACCTATGGCTTCCGATTCTTCGGGTTGGGAGTGACCTGGTTTCTGTTTGCCCTGCTGCTCTTTGCTTACGGGTACGCCGTGATGCGGCGCCTGCGGGAGGCACCGATTCCGCCGCAACGACCGCGCCCCTTCCCCTCACATCTCGCAATCTTCAGTTTTATTTTCGGGCTGGGCGTTTTCACTTACTTCGTGCGGACCTGGTTCCCGGCGGGGCAAGTCATCCCCTATGTCAATTTGAACGTCGGAGAATTCCCGCTCTATCTCGCTGGTTGGATCGTCGGCATCCAGAGCTGGCGGTATGGCTGGATCGAGATGATTGACTACAGCCGGATGCGGGTCTGGGTGGGCGTGGCGGTCCTGGCGATCGTGCTGATGCCGCCCATGATCATTCTGGGTGTCGATGTCACGATGAATTTCGACGAATTTTTTGGTGGATGGGGCCCTCTCGCCTTCCTCTACAGCCTCTGGCAAACTACCGTTTTTGTCGGGGTGTCTTTGGGGCTGCTCTATTTGTTTCGGGTGCATCTGGCGGGCACAGGTCCGCTCCCACGGGGTCTGACACGCACCGCCTACGCCGCCTATATTGTTCATCCGCTCTTCGTTGTGCCCTTGACCGAGTTGGTCGTGCAATTCCCGACAATTCCACTGATACATTTCATGCTGCTCTTCCCGCTGGCGATTTGTGCAAGCTTTTTCGCCGGGGCCTTGCTCTGCCGCTTGCCCGTCCTGAAGCGAATCCTCTAGCCTTCGCTGTTGTTGCTCGAGAGGGAATCCAATGAACACGAAAATTTTCGATCTGAACGAAGCGGAGGCCTGCGCGGTTCTGCAGATTTTCAAAGCGGTTGCGACCGACGAGGGTAGGTTGCCCTTGCACGAGATTCATCAAAAGACTCTTGCTGCGATTGCCGAGCATGTCTTTCATGCCGATGTGGACTTGAGCGGTTTGCCCGCATCTTTTGCCGGGGCACTGGAATCAATCGTCGACGAAGCTCTGCGCCACGAGGTCGTTCATATGGCCTCGGTTCTGCCCTACCTCGAGACAGACGATCTGGCGGAGCGAGGCGAGGCCCTGGGCCGACTCGCCAAGGCCTGGGAAGTCTCCGACCTGACGGTCAAGGGAGCGCTCTCTCTTGCCAAGGGCCATAAAACACTTCTGTATCTGGACAGCTTCCGGACCAACAAACCCGAACTCGGACAGGGCGTGGCGGCGCTCTCCTGGGGGTTTCTGAAAAGCTCCCTGCATCTCGATGGCGACAAGAAGGAGCTGGCTCGGTACGAAAGTCTTCGCGAATTACCGGCCGATACCTTCGGCCGCACTCTGGTCGCGTATTACGAGGACAATCTCTTCCCGCTGCCCGGCAGCGTGGGTTCTCCGTTTTCGAATAATCTGACGGCGCATGATCGTCATCATGTGCTTGCCGGGTACGACACGACTCCGCTCGGCGAACTTTGCGTATTTTCCTTCGATGGTGCGTTGTCGAGGGCGAATTATAGCGGGGCGATGATCGGCGTCGTAGCGCAATTTCAACTCGGCTACGCCTATGACCCGACAGTGCGAGCCTGGCGTCACCAATTCGATCCGGACAGGGTGTACCGAGCGGCCGAGCGGGGACATGCATGCAAGGTCAATTACCTGGATGAGTCGATCGATCTCGATGCCTTGATGACCAAGCCGCTCAATGAGGTCCGCGAGCATTTCGGTATTCCGCTGGAGGGTGCGCTGGTGCGGGGCCCCGATGATCGCTGGTGTGGCGAGATGGGGCCGGTCGGGGAGCGCGAGAGCCCGGACATTGCCAAAGAAGGACTCCTGAAGTTCGATTGAACGCCAGGCGCTGGTGACCGCGGGTTCGGGCGGTTTGAAGCACTCTCGACAGGATGCCGAACCCCGGATCTGTGCTACTGTGGCCCAGCATGGATCGGGAGAGACTCATCCGTCTGGAGGAATCGGATTCCGGACAACTACAGCTTTGGGTCGGAGGTCAGTGGGCTCTGGCCGATGGTGTGCCTGAACTGGATGAGCTGCAGACGCGGATTGCCGGGGGCCGCCAGGCGGTCCTCAGCATGCATGTCGAGGAGCTCGAGGCGTG is part of the Candidatus Binatia bacterium genome and encodes:
- a CDS encoding acyltransferase family protein; this encodes MASVTTGNPAGPRLRDRFAPVDPLAPRRQDYLDNLRVCLTMLVIMHHCAIAFGATGDWVFKIDPRGASLSVLAMTLFTGINQAFFMSLFFGISGYFTPAAFDRNGSTRFLRSRLVRLGVPLLAYFFLINPTVNWMALRFEGVTDTSYAFFMGTYGFRFFGLGVTWFLFALLLFAYGYAVMRRLREAPIPPQRPRPFPSHLAIFSFIFGLGVFTYFVRTWFPAGQVIPYVNLNVGEFPLYLAGWIVGIQSWRYGWIEMIDYSRMRVWVGVAVLAIVLMPPMIILGVDVTMNFDEFFGGWGPLAFLYSLWQTTVFVGVSLGLLYLFRVHLAGTGPLPRGLTRTAYAAYIVHPLFVVPLTELVVQFPTIPLIHFMLLFPLAICASFFAGALLCRLPVLKRIL
- a CDS encoding thioredoxin domain-containing protein, whose amino-acid sequence is MPSEYIRRESPTAAKSFRILIGLVGLIGLTCMSSACAPGEPGQPEENPERQVNQADQARRLHWRVPQALPGASSFAPTTRAALTRALAAQPAGYEPRTHHLRKDGGPKYTNRLMTASSPYLLQHAHNPVSWYPWGPEAFAEAKASNRPVFLSVGYSTCHWCHVMEGESFEDEEIARILNERFVPIKVDREERPDIDAVHMDAVRMLSGGGGWPMTVVLTPEGEPFFGGTYFPARRGDRGSRAGLREILLELANRHESDPAGVAQEARKITADLQAQSRGRPPAAVPDTAALQRTAKQLQARHDADWGGFGSAPKFPRSSNIEFLLRHYRRTGDPDSLAAATRTLDKMAGGGIRDHVGGGFHRYSVDKRWLVPHFEKMLYDNALLAQTYLEAFQVTGKPLYRNVATEILDYIGREMTHIDGGFFSATDADSEVPGGHQEEGYFFTWTPEELGELLSPEDVRLIELHYGTTAGGNFEGRNIFHTSLSLESVAALTELTPEEVRTRLARAREVLYDHRQTRPAPLLDDKILAGWNGLMISALARGGRILQDPELTQRARDAAGFILDNLVNRGALGRSWRNGQIGGVAVLDDYAYLIFGLLDLFETTGEPRWLTAAVEIQAVQDQKFLDPAGGYYFTASDSESLLTRKKPSYDGARPSGNSVTIQNLLRLATILTEDAYREEAERSLAAFSVTLNRGGAGSPRMLAALDFRLDTPREILLIAPDREASTAAFDAVLAASFQPNAVQIRATEGANLDELAETVPLLRGKVARSGQVTAYVCENRVCELPTSSPEVFREQLGKVQPYS
- a CDS encoding MFS transporter, yielding MTGNPSSAKRKMAWIAGFYFAEGLPFGIVVDNLPVYFRVHGVSLAAIGLLSLLGLPWTLKVLWAPLVDRFGERRHWITGALVSMGAILLVLPWLDPSSPGFWIWSLLLLFTVASATQDVAIDAWTIGIVSPGEEGMANGIRVSAYRVALILAGGGLVVLAGQFGWAVVFPLASAIFFLLALGAWRSPRPEIAPRETTRGWYAPLLAWVRRPGALAVVAFILLYKLGDAAMGPMVKPFWLDRGLTLEEIGVVSTGFGVGASVAGALAGGWLTSRYGILRGLIFLGALQAFSNLGYAAVALGDGGRLSIYAASLFESFTGGLGTAAFLAFLMHICDPEEAATEYALLSALFGLTRTLAGSISGFSAAFLGYGPFFVLTFVLSFPAYLLFPRVRRWIHDAPLD